In Bacillota bacterium, the genomic window AACTGCCTCCACCTTCTGCTCGCCCGCTTCAGAGACGACGCGGTAGCGTGTGGGCTGGTAGTGCCGCAGCTCGCGCAAGCCGGTCCAGATGAAGGCAAACACGCCCCACCGTCTCTTCATCTCTTCCGATACACGGGGCAACACATACGCATCGAAACCGGTACTCGCCATCAGCACAAACGGGATGCCTCGCAGAAGCCCCACATCTATCCGCCTCAAGGTGCCCGTCCGCAGTGCTTGCAAACATCCCGAAACTGCCCTCCGACCCAGCGGATAGCCCAGCTCCCGCGCCAGCACGTTGCTGGTGCCCAACGGCACTAACGCCAGAGCAGCGGAGCTGTTCACCAGCGCAGGTAGCACCACATGGACACTGCCGTCTCCCCCAGCAACCACCAGCACTTTACCCCCGCTCCGGCAAAACTGCGAGGCGCAAAGTAGTGCCTCTTCTGGAGACTGCGACACGACGACCCGACACGGGTTGTCCAGAGAAGCACACACCCTCTGCCAGTCGATGCGCCCCGCCCTTCCCCCACCCGCCTGCGGATTCACCAGAAAGAGAACCTCTCGGAAGTTCACCGCCTGTCTACTCCTGCTTTCCTGCCCCCCAATTTCACATAGCCGATAATTTCAATCGTGGGCGGACGTGCTCCTTTGACATGGCAGGCTATGTTACCAAAGTGTCTTCTTTACACCCAATGTAGCCGCATCCTTCAGGATGCGCCGCGATTGGCGCAGGCTAAAGCCTGCGGCTACAGCAGGCAGGTTTATGGAACACTCGGTTGAGGCTCGCAGCACGGACTGCCATGTGTCTGAATCTATTTTTGAAACTTCATATGCAGGTTTCCAGCCTCCGCAGGAGGCTTCGTTTTGGGTTGCCCCCAACTTCCACTTGCCGGGAAAACCCATCTATCGAACACCCTCCCGCTACCCTTGACTTTTTTTTCGATGATATACTGTTGTACAATTCAATGCAAGGAGGTTCTCAGCCATGAAAGCCGTAACAATATTGCTGATGTTGATAGCCTTAACCCCCTTCGCTGCGGCGCAGTATCGAGGCTATCTACCTGTACAGACCGGAGGATGCGAGCAAACTACTGTGAATACTCAGAGCGGACAATGGTTTACCTACATGCTCGTCCAGCGAGATATGGACACAGTGGTGGTAGGTTATCCTCCGCAGCAGATGTTAGTATCTGACCAGACGTGGAATGTAGAGTGCATCGAATGGAACAGCGGAACATACCGAATCGAGATTACCTTAAGCGGGGTAACGCAGGACAACACCTACCGATGGCGCGTAGAGACACGTGCTCGATACGTCGCACAGAGAACGACCTTCTACGACCGCTTCGTCTTATATAACGCGCGATGGTCAACCGACATATACAAGGACCCCGACCTTTTCTTGGCGCAAGCGGTGGTCGTCGACCCGTAGCAAGGCTGGTCGGAAGCTTGGAGGTAAACAGACATGAAACCACGAACGGCGCGATGGGCACGCAGCGGGGTAGTGTGGATGTGCTTCGTTTTCGTTATCATGGAGGCATCGGCACAACCCCCGCTGTCGCCATCTTCAGAGGCAGGTGAACCGATTCGTTTCACGCAGATATTGGAGAAACTTGCCCAGAAAACGAGGCTCGGTTTGCTGGCAGAATGTTATTACGCCGAGGAACTTATTCCGCCCACCAACGCAGCGATGCTCGGGGAAGATTGGCGCCTTGAAACCGTCGCCGCGGTCTATCGTAGGGAGGTCGTGCGCACCCGCAACGTTATTATTTTGCGCCCTGCGACCGATATTGCCGCAGTGAGGCGTCTCGAAGAGACCCAGAGCAGCGTTCGGTTCCCCGCCGTCTGGTGGAAAGGATACGACCTGCTGGAGATGCGTAGCTGGAAAAACGCTGATGGGGGCATCCAGATGTCGGTAAAAGCATCTGGAGTACCACTGTCACGTTTTTGCGAGCAATTTCAGAAAGAGACCGGCTGGCGTCTTCAAGTAGAGGCAGAGTTACACACCGTGCGCATCTTTGCAAGCTGGGAGTCTGCCTCACCAGGCGAGGTCGTGGAGGCAATTGCCCTGCTGCTCCGAGGCGGGGTGGAAGTCAGCATTTCGCGCACCGCCGAGCAGAAGGCGGCAGAGCAAAAGCTGGAGGCACGACAGAAAACGACTGAGCAGTGGTCGGTCAAGCAAAAGTACACCGATGAGCTATTGGACGGGCTGCTTCAGGAGTTGAGCGCCGAAGAGCTCTCCCTGTTTCAACAGGGGGCGGAGGTAGAGATACCCCTTTCGCGTCTTTCGCCAGAACTTCATGCGCGTGCCCTCCGTTTTATCTCCGATTCGCTGGAGGAGCTCATCTCTCAACTCGCGCTCGATGCTCAGATGCCTTTGATGAGGTTACGGGAACAGCTGGCTGAGTGCCAGCCGACTATCAAGCTTCCGACGCCGATGCGCCGGTGGCTGGGGGTAAAGCTAACAGACCCTGCTACCGGCGAAAGCCACGTGTTTTAATGGACGGTTCATCGCGGCTACCAAGCGTCTTCTGCGCTTGCCGAGCAGCTGCCCGCCAAACCCAAGCTACGCCCAGCGCGGATAGTACGCCGATGAACGCGCCACCCAGCACATCGGACGGATAGTGCAGTCCGAGATAAATACGTGAGTAGGAGACCAGCGCCGCCAGCCCAATGGCAAGCCACGCCACCCACCCACGATAGTACAGCGCGAACAGCGTTGCCGCGGCAAAGTTGTTCACCGCGTGGGAAGAGGGAAACGACGGGCTGTGCCGACAGCCGTCTATGGCACGCACTCTCTCCAGCGCTTCACACGGACGCAACCTGTCAAACAAATCTTTCAGCACATGGCTGCTCAGCTGGTCGGTAATCAGTATCAGGGGCAACAGCAGCAAAGCGACCGTTCTGCCTCTTGACCCACCCTTCCACAATAGCCCTGCCCACAACACCAGTAGCAGGATGCCCGTCTTCTTAATGTCGGTGACAAACAGCATAACTGCGTCCATTATCGGGTGATGGGCGTGGTTGATGCCGTAGAACAGAGAGAGGTCCACCTGCTGTAATTGTTCGAGCATTGGTCGCCGTTGTCGACTGGCTTGTTATTTTTCGCTACGCCGATATAGTACTTATTCGATGCCTGTGGCGACAAATCCTGCTGACTTCTCAGAGAATGTTTGATAAATCACGTTGTGGGTTGCCCCAGCGACTGAAGGTCGAGCGCAACGTGACGTAATAGCCGCTGTAGCACGCTTCAGCCTGCGCAGGCGGCTTCCTTGTCGCTTGCCCGAAACGTCCAGTTGCAGGGCAGAAATAGTTTTCAAAAACTATTTATTTCACTGCTGACCGCCACACCGAAGGCATGAAACCTCCACGTGTCGTGTTCGTCTAACATTTGGAAAGCGACCCGGTAACCGGGAGGTGGAGGAGATGTATCGGTCTGTTGCCATAGTGGTCTGCCTGTGTGCCGTTGCCCGGTTCGTCCAGGCGACGCCGGAGGAGCGCGGCGACTTCACGATGGACCT contains:
- a CDS encoding phosphatase PAP2 family protein — encoded protein: MLEQLQQVDLSLFYGINHAHHPIMDAVMLFVTDIKKTGILLLVLWAGLLWKGGSRGRTVALLLLPLILITDQLSSHVLKDLFDRLRPCEALERVRAIDGCRHSPSFPSSHAVNNFAAATLFALYYRGWVAWLAIGLAALVSYSRIYLGLHYPSDVLGGAFIGVLSALGVAWVWRAAARQAQKTLGSRDEPSIKTRGFRR